In Raphanus sativus cultivar WK10039 chromosome 5, ASM80110v3, whole genome shotgun sequence, the following proteins share a genomic window:
- the LOC108857995 gene encoding uncharacterized protein LOC108857995 — protein MEEVIAVCGQWLFEKDKWLFHVDSRRGSKVIPVSDKTRFEDMINMVYEDYRLDKRHVNIELSYMLGRKSLMKLTRDTPPVKIGNFRQLQSFFRLLQSDKIRLCVEVTFRDNMKTMKQINQSGCNHDEDSDTDGERFDYCDDSDGATSDDENFIAYGLVPEVDTEMGKVTPHVKPKVGISSKSKKAKAVTPHVRQQQLNSLNIFVGQSFESKSALKTRLKMLTIVQQFDYDVEYSTPDLLIVKCWVQGCSWRLRASPTSDTPRFTVRVYVSDHTCSITERSARCRQATPDILGSLYTDFIGGVEPTVLPSHVKQSLNKCFGIKMDYWKAHRTLMCARELVRGSAESGYQDLPVYLHMIKEANPGTFTRLVVDSSDRFKYLFIAFDASIKGFPFMRKVVVVDGTFLQGKYKGTLLIASAQDGNFQIFPIALTESVIHPSLYVFQSFLGVISFI, from the exons ATGGAGGAGGTTATAGCCGTTTGTGGGCAGTGGTTATTCGAGAAGGATAAGTGGTTGTTTCACGTTGATAGCAGAAGAGGAAGCAAAGTAATTCCAGTCAGTGATAAGACAAGGTTTGAAGATATGATCAACATGGTTTATGAAGACTACAGATTAGATAAGAGACATGTTAATATCGAATTGAGTTACATGCTTGGCAGGAAGAGCTTGATGAAGCTAACTCGTGACACACCCCCAGTTAAAATTGGGAATTTTCGACAGCTACAAAGTTTCTTCCGTCTTCTACAATCTGACAAAATCCGTCTATGCGTAGAGGTCACTTTTAGAGACAACATGAAGACGATGAAACAGATCAACCAGTCGGGTTGTAATCATGATGAAGACTCAGACACTGACGGAGAACGGTTTGACTATTGCGATGATTCAGATGGTGCGACATCAGATGATGAAAACTTTATAGCCTATGGATTAGTTCCAGAAGTAGATACAGAGATGGGGAAAGTGACTCCACATGTTAAGCCAAAGGTGGGGATATCAAGCAAATCAAAAAAGGCTAAGGCTGTGACTCCACATGTTAGGCAGCAACAACTGAATTcactaaatatttttgttggCCAAAGTTTTGAGTCCAAGTCTGCTTTAAAAACACGACTTAAGATGTTGACGATAGTGCAACAGTTTGATTACGATGTCGAATACTCAACACCGGATCTGTTAATTGTAAAATGTTGGGTTCAAGGCTGTAGTTGGAGGTTAAGAGCATCACCGACAAGTGATACTCCTCGCTTTACTGTACGGGTCTATGTTTCAGATCATACTTGTTCAATTACAGAGAGATCAGCTCGTTGCAGACAAGCAACACCAGATATTCTTGGATCTTTATACACTGATTTCATTGGTGGAGTGGAGCCAACCGTTTTGCCAAGTCATGTGAAGCAGTCCCTTAACAAGTGCTTTGGAATAAAG ATGGACTACTGGAAAGCTCATCGAACACTAATGTGCGCAAGAGAATTGGTTAGGGGATCTGCAGAGAGTGGCTACCAAGATTTACCAGTCTATTTGCATATGATTAAAGAAGCAAATCCAGGGACATTCACTCGCCTTGTAGTAGATTCTAGTGACAGATTCAAGTATCTTTTCATCGCATTTGATGCTAGCATCAAGGGTTTTCCATTCATGAGGAAGGTCGTTGTTGTCGATGGCACATTCTTGCAAGGAAAGTACAAAGGGACTCTACTAATTGCATCAGCACAGGATGGCAACTTCCAAATATTTCCAATAGCACTTACAGAATCTGTTATCCACCCTTCATTATATGTTTTCCAGTCATTTCTTGGCGTTATTAGCTTCATATAG